In Pararge aegeria chromosome 7, ilParAegt1.1, whole genome shotgun sequence, the DNA window TAAAGAAGAATCCTAATATCATATTGTATTTATGATGTATACACCTTTGAGTAAACCATATGCTTACGGCTTCACAGATAAACCGATCTGCGTGATATTTTGAATAGAAATAGCTTGTACTCTGGAAAAAGACTAGATACTTAGTTCAGGGAAAACAAAAGATCCTgcgacatttaaaaaaaataaaataaacaaagataaatgaATACAAACTCGATAGCAATCAATTTAACATCTTTTTTCTGATTGTTTCAGAACCCTTATGCGTCCACTGAAGATCACCAGTCAGGAATGCAACAAGACGAAGAAATGACCAACACCATAGCAAAATGGCTCACAAATGTTGGCAGACATGGCTGAATATCGCGCTCGTATTCCTCACCACAACTGCAGCTGACTTCACGACGGAATGCCAAAGGCCTTGCGACTGCAGGTGGCAGTCCGGCAACAAGGCTGCAATCTGTGCCAATTCAAGTCTGAGAGTCATACCAGTTAATCTCAGCAGTGACATCCAAATACTCGATTTGTCGAACAATAACCTCCTGCAGTTACATCAAGAAGCATTCAAAAGAGTAGGCCTAAGTAACCTCAAAAAACTCTTCTTAAAAGATTGTAATATAGAAGTTGTACATAAAGCAGCATTTGTTAGTCTAGCAATTATGATAGAATTGGATTTATCTAAAAATAGAATAAGGCACCTCCATCCAGACACATTTAAAGGAACAGAGAAACTGAGGTTGATTAATTTAAGTAACAATTTAGTCGATAAGCTAGAAGACGGTCTATTCCGCAACTTGAAGTACCTCCAGAAAGTGGAATTGAGTAATAACAGAATCGTGAGAATAGCAACGAAGGCGTTCGTAAACTTACCCCAGTTAAAGATATTGAGAATCGATGGAAACAATTTGAGCCACATGAAGCCGGAAACTTTGATGGCGCTCAGAAACTTGTCTGGATTGGATCTACACAATAACCCGTGGAGATGCGATTGCAACTTACAGACGTTCAGAGATTGGGTGATCAGCCATAACTTGTACACTCCACCTACCTCGTGCGCGGAGCCGGCATCGATACGTTCTAAACTTTGGAACGAATTAGACTCTTCAAACTTCGCATGTCGGCCTACTATATTAGAGCCCCTACCTGACTCAACTATCAAAAGTTATGAGGAAAACGTGACACTAATTTGTAAAGTAGTCGGAAACCCAACACCAGAAGTTTTTTGGAGGTTTAATGGTAAAACAATTGAGTTGAGGTCGTTCGGTGAAATTAGGTATACTGTTTCTGAGAACACTATGGATTTGATAAGATTCGTGAATTTGACGGTACTCCACACGAGATACAGTGATAGAGGGAATTACACATGTGTCGCTGAGAATCCTGGAGGTAGAGATGAGAAGACGTTGACACTTGTTTTATCGAAATATAGCGGATCTGGCACAATAGCTGGTATGCACGAAGATACCTTTGCAGTTTTAATAGGGAGtttgatatcaattttattttttattggatttCTATACGCCGTTTGCTACTCTGTGAAACAGAGCATGGAATTAAGAAGACTGATCAAGACGGATACCAGTTCCTCTAATGGGGAAACGTTATTAGAAGGCTCCGTTGCGTCTGAAGCTGAAAAAGGCTCCAAGACGGATGTTAATCCCTTTACTAAGCCTCCCAGGAAGTACGAGGCGTCGGCCCTCTCTATCGGTATCGAAATGTCGGAGCTCAATAAGACATTACTGGATAATGACTGCGTTTCAGGTGAGCTGTTTAACATTAAAGATTATACTACTAAGTACcaacgaaaattaaattaacagaataaaataatatgtatttttaccaTTTGTTTTATTAGGCTAGGTATTTCACCCCTGTTGCATTGGATAATATCGTTAAACTCGATATAGTCCGCAAAATCACGTTTGACTAGCTAGAAAGATTTGAACTCTAATCTCTATCAGAATTaggcaagcttttttatttttttaataataatatatcttaatataaaaaaagctaaTGTAAACATTATAGAAGTTTGAACTTTGTGCCCTGTAggtcccccgattatatcccctgtcaaggAATATAagtaacgtgtccacctgctaaagcacgggaaaatggaataggagaagtttatccccgtttaatattacacatatattattttgatattatttccacttttacGCCAGCGCTTTGCGAGTTAATTGTCTccggcccatgctagccgttctGAGATAGTTCATAGGAACTATCTTACTTATCTTACAGGAAACAGTGTTTTCCAACATTTctggtaaaaataattaaagttcatTCGTTAGAGTTAGGTGTGTTTATGTTAGCGTGCTAGTGTGTGCAtctttgtgtgtgtatgtaaggAAAATTTGAATTCATCATTTTGTCTGTGTAAAAACCATTCGGTATGCATTTGAGCAACGTAGAACTCTTCATATCTATAGTTATGAGAGAGGAAACCTTTTTATAGTAGTAAGATATTAATAGACTGAGGatgaataattgaatgaatgaatgaacgaatgatcatgaaaaatgatgaaaaatacaaattgccGGACTCATCATAGCAGTTTATTCCCGATAAGcgatggtgttttttttttattctactacaggttagcccttgactgcaatcccacatggtgataagtggtgatgcagtctaagatggtagctggctaacctgttaggtagtatggtagtcatacccccttatctttttctacacgacatcgcaccggaacactaaatcgcttagcggctcgtctttgtcggtagagtggtaacttgccacggccaaagccccagACCAGAACATCCCAGAGGAAATTCCTAAataatgaattcccaaattgccccttccgggaatcgaacctgggacctcccacttaaatttgtagcgctcaccgttgcgccagggaggtcgtcaattttctgagtccaaggtttcgattcccacaactggaaaatgtttgtgtgatgaatgtgttttaacctttaagaacattatataaaactctcaggcatgcatgtttccttaCGATTTTTTCCctcgccgttgaagcaattgatattttaattacttaaaacgcacatagctcagaaaaaTTAGAGGAGCTGggaccactgagctatcaccgcttatttattattgctcggtaaaaattataaatctcttGCAAGCCGCGAGCTAAAGATTTCTTTTAgcaataaatcttaatatttttcGCCGCTGAAAACGAGTAATAGAATATCAAACGGTCTCTGAAACGGAATCTTTCCTCGGTTATTTGGGAACATAATTCGCTGAAACttctgaatttatttattaggcaaaatattattaaagtgaagatcatattatatttttacgctTCATTATTTCGTTGattcttaatatattatatacaaaaaaaaagaaacgtgtgtgtacttatgtaaacgcgttagaagttatacttttttggcgtaacatgataaaaatctttaaaaaaaatatatttttcgccttattctacgtttgcggaaaaaacgacactaactaatgtatttaatatatttaaagttttattattgttataataaaacgcATTATctcgttaaattaaatataacaaaaaaaaaactacataattaaagaaatggacataataaacataattaaatttggaatactcatagactcattatcggaccaccaattTTCAACAAGAATATCGAAGAAGGAAAAGCTTTTTACAATGAAGCTCATAAATGAAAATGGTGGAACATTCACGAGTGCCTTTCAGAGCGCGGTCACAGATATCGTCGTGCTAACGAAGAACCCAATCATCATAAAcgcactaccggcccactacagggctcgggtcatCTCTCAGTATGaaaagggtgtaggccgtagtccaccacactggccaaatgcggatcggtggacttcacacgccgttgaaaaCATTAGtgtcaggcatacaggtttcctcacgatgttttccttcaccaattGAAGAAAGTGTTATACCGTTGTATATCACtttgtaacggaattacgaaataatgttgaaggttgcataagtttatttaaatacaacaagaaaaaaaacctatgaattaaagaaatgaacataataaacattaaattgtGAATACTCATAGAATCATTATCGGACAATCAAGTTTCACTACAGTGCAATTGAATacattaaatcaccggaatgagcccacagactttgactattgaaagtgtacactgccaAACCTTatggctaacttcagggtgtcggttttttgtgacggtgtgcgtgcgcatcgtaaaaatttactctcatcactttgccctaacgcgccaaaagaagtataacttcaaaaattttactgaagtGTCTGTCTTTATGATTGATATGGAATGGTAATCGTTCAAGCTACCTTACTGTGAAATGCAGTCCCAATTAGCATACGACCGTCAAGGTCACTGACATATCAAACAACTGTTAAAGCCCTAAACTATtaagcaataaagacgactttagtttatttattctgaCTTATTCATTTAAGTATGTATAGTAGGTTATGGTacatgatgtcgcgtagaagccgtttagaggttagcccgctaccatcttcttCTCGTTGTTGAAATAACATCAACACTTACGAAGCTTTTTGCtacttcctttctgatccgcatcGCAAAGGcttggaatgccctcccatcttccgtcttccccaatacctataatctgggtaacTTCAAaccaagagtgaataggcatcttctttGCCAACGCGccccaccttagactgcatcatcacttgtgATCGGAGCAGTAGAAGTAGCATAGAAGATGCTGCCCGCTCTAGGTTATATTCCCTTGGAGGCTTCGTACGACAGCCGCGAAAAAGGAAGAGGAAGGGTAGTGagaactatatttttatttatttattaaaagcactAAAAACATGCATATAACACGTCTTAAAATATAGCCCACGCGCAAAAACATGAATGGATgtacgtcaattacaagtgcacatagcattgacaaagcgtcacgTAAACTTAATGTGACGCAAAATTTAACACACGTTACAATTTCGTATCACGAGTTTGTTCCTAAAAGCTGTATGTACATAGTATTGGTTAATAATACGaaggggcgtccataaattacgtgaagTGTTTTTGACCCCCTCCTCGGTTGACTAAAATCTGAAATCTAAAGTTAGATTTTAGTCAgaagattgggggatggggaaGGGCCCCTCCCCCAATCTCActtgagaattttttttaaatgtgggtttcttacgtaaacgcgttagatttttattgtaaaaagaaaaaaagaatttgTGTCGTGCTTTTATCTACTACTAATTAAGAATCAATATAGCTGTATATGATTGgaccaaaatagattttttttttatttttcaatcagaaaaaaaattgcgtgaaatttgccgagaccccctctttccaacgtaagattagataaatttgactcgaccccctcccccccttaaacatctcacgtattttatgaacgccctcTTTGATACTCGGAAACTtacttaactaataatatagctattattattattgccttTCTTTATTATTACCCCACATTAAGAAAATGAAACATGAAAATAGAAGTAGAGtacaaaggcggctttatcgcttcgtagcgatctctgcaaggcaaccttagaattagagaAAAAAGTTGATGAAAAAACTGCAGGtggtaaacaaatttaaaacgtaataaacgaatgcatgaatgaattaatatacttttattgttcaccaccaaagtacataaaacaaaaaagcaaaaacaaaacaacgtatacaatctGGAGATCGTATTACTACATATcgatatgatataataaatacgaataacaacattaccccttctcattgtgggaggagacccgtgcccgtgagtagtgggccagtaattggttgatataatGAACATACGTTGATACGTTGATATATATTAACAGATAAACTTATTCACAagaatatatacgagtatatgcttggatttaataaataaacaagcttGTGTAAAAGTCATACTAAGGGTTACTAAGTTACTCCGCTACTCAGAAGAAAAAGTAAGCCGGCGAATAGTTTTTAAAAGGCATTTTCTGCATAAAACATAAAGCAAAAGGAATCGACAGCCATTAAAGCTAACTAGTTCCGACGAGAGGCAAAACTAACAGAAGTTATTGCCTTACTTAGATTACATTGCTACAAGGAACTTTCAGCGTTTTGTTTACGCTTTATTCGCAAGGGCACGTCTACGCTGTAggctgtttttattaaaattttaatcataaaatcGAGATCAGAGGTATTGTAGAAGCCAATGAGTAGTAGTAGAAGAAAAAGAGTAAATTGCAcgcaaaaaataagaaataaaaacaaaaagaagtTTAAAGTAAAGAGAATTTAAGCCATGCGAAGGCTGCCTTATCGATGTAAGTAATCTCTTACACCATATGTGGAACTTAATATTGAAATTTGctatattatactatactttTGTCTAATTAGTCTAACGGAAGTCGATTGAAAGTTGATAATAAGAAGATtaagaaaaaggaaaataatcTGTGATTACCTAATTCAAACAGTGTGTATAAACAATGAAGCACAAGTTACCTTAAACTCAATGTAAAACTGGTTATAACTGCCCCAAACAGGGCAACTCGCtgccatctcagactgcatcatcaggtaTAAGTGAGATTTCTCTACATCTTAACTTATCTAACTTAAAACTAGTGACATAAAGAAAGCTTTAGGAGTCTAACCTCATGATTCTTTCATATTTGAGAGGAGGCCCATACCCAGTAAGACTTAAATAAGCTGAtgatgtttttactttttaataatcctCAAAACCAGCTACTTTATCTGTACTGTATAGACAGCAATCGATATTTGAATTTGCCGACTAACAATTGCTGGGCTTTGAGTGAGAAAAAGGTATTGGTGCCAGTTTGTTTGCAGATAGTAAACCCGGCAGAACGTTTTCAAGTGACGCATTTATTGGTGCTCCAACAATGTGCGCGTggctttatgttttatattttcaacTTTATTCGAAGAGAATTCCCGGTTAACTCCACGTAAATAACTTTTCTGGTCGTGACTATTCTAAACTAGTGGAATTCAGTGGAGTGTCACTGTCAATCGTTGTTGTCACATACaagacaaatttaataaaatttcctTAAAATGTATCCTTTTATAAATCAGAATGTAATAGCATTTGAACTCGCAAATACCTACTGGTAAATTAGTTTCCGAAAGCATTGGCAAATAGCGAACACGGCAGAACGTGTTCGAGTGACCCATTTATTGGTGCTCCGAGAATACGCTCATTGCTTTATAatgtagtgtttttattttcaacctTATTCCTAGATAAGGAAAATTCCTTT includes these proteins:
- the LOC120625196 gene encoding uncharacterized protein LOC120625196 — encoded protein: MAHKCWQTWLNIALVFLTTTAADFTTECQRPCDCRWQSGNKAAICANSSLRVIPVNLSSDIQILDLSNNNLLQLHQEAFKRVGLSNLKKLFLKDCNIEVVHKAAFVSLAIMIELDLSKNRIRHLHPDTFKGTEKLRLINLSNNLVDKLEDGLFRNLKYLQKVELSNNRIVRIATKAFVNLPQLKILRIDGNNLSHMKPETLMALRNLSGLDLHNNPWRCDCNLQTFRDWVISHNLYTPPTSCAEPASIRSKLWNELDSSNFACRPTILEPLPDSTIKSYEENVTLICKVVGNPTPEVFWRFNGKTIELRSFGEIRYTVSENTMDLIRFVNLTVLHTRYSDRGNYTCVAENPGGRDEKTLTLVLSKYSGSGTIAGMHEDTFAVLIGSLISILFFIGFLYAVCYSVKQSMELRRLIKTDTSSSNGETLLEGSVASEAEKGSKTDVNPFTKPPRKYEASALSIGIEMSELNKTLLDNDCVSASTDDRNRPEKQQATMSKETILDRLSQDSQAYPPDLLSFPLRATTQVSPAGGVDIPQASHKLDSQKSPTYDVESINAALYNRLQNYQEIPPNTKGYVTLPRRPRLSYTENSLKPQVFSTLNNAIPHYDNFNMKLFGQNNYNSLNKSEMDLGPINKLGYLDASDDIEPAPSPAPGTPHATIPRNSLSSPNIHNQLLMLQAMSNGQRKSSEHRPLKVTLTENESLLKHSPRDLKVGYGVAKSRISNPIPKPRKRNSGDIPIKEPFLNTAESATQV